The following proteins come from a genomic window of Brevibacillus antibioticus:
- a CDS encoding IS3 family transposase, translated as MSRRGNCYDNASMESFFSHLKTEALYSYDIRTMDEVQRRIEEFIHFYNNNRPQRKLNKLTPVQYRRQFAA; from the coding sequence ATGTCCCGTCGAGGCAATTGTTACGACAATGCCTCTATGGAAAGCTTCTTTTCTCATCTCAAGACAGAAGCCCTCTATTCTTATGATATACGAACTATGGATGAGGTACAAAGACGAATCGAGGAATTCATCCATTTTTACAATAACAATCGACCACAAAGAAAATTAAACAAACTGACGCCGGTTCAGTACCGACGCCAGTTTGCAGCCTAG
- a CDS encoding DDE-type integrase/transposase/recombinase, with the protein MTQYRVCDKWLYLSAIKDLFNNEIVAYHMSLRNDNDLVLQTFLKAFEKHKDVTGLIVHSD; encoded by the coding sequence ATGACGCAGTATCGTGTATGTGACAAATGGTTGTACCTTTCAGCTATAAAAGACCTGTTTAATAATGAAATTGTGGCATATCACATGAGTCTTCGAAATGATAATGACCTTGTTTTACAAACCTTTCTCAAAGCATTTGAAAAACATAAGGACGTGACTGGATTGATCGTTCACAGCGACTAA
- a CDS encoding helix-turn-helix domain-containing protein: MAKKGQKFQSFSYALKKKAIEMRLQGMTKQQVADELGIVDVQRLKVWMRQFRLYGDFGLMDHRGRRKEYVDKDRYLKLLEMENAVLKKWLKITKKEVYKTNTNS, from the coding sequence GTGGCTAAAAAGGGGCAAAAATTCCAGTCATTTAGTTATGCGTTGAAGAAGAAAGCTATTGAGATGAGGCTACAGGGAATGACGAAACAGCAAGTGGCTGATGAATTGGGGATAGTGGATGTTCAACGGCTGAAAGTGTGGATGAGGCAATTCCGGTTGTATGGCGATTTTGGACTGATGGATCACCGTGGACGCCGTAAGGAGTATGTAGATAAAGATCGTTACTTGAAGCTTTTAGAAATGGAGAATGCTGTCCTAAAAAAGTGGTTAAAAATTACGAAGAAGGAGGTGTACAAGACAAATACCAACTCGTAA
- a CDS encoding PepSY-associated TM helix domain-containing protein yields MKEGIYITTRRIISKIHLWLSMLAGVFIVLIGLTGSLLVFEPEINSMLHPNLYKVTEGEKVTYQQALQGVSEAHPKGQIDRVYTPNEPNARGVYLFRLKEGKEQLNIFVDPGTGYINGTLGDKGLFKLITEFHEKLLLKDFNGEKIIGMIGFIFFFITLSGLYLWWPGIKKWARGFILRRNANPYVRQYDLHKVIGGVSIPFLLVVSLTGALFAYDDMIFGWFGAEAKVMPPEEQLISKALPSGKLPLDELFSRAEKEVPQGTLMQVRMPKKVERGNPEGAVEFRISNSFDPGNGNVKVWIDQYSGKVVGKLDPHVNSGLMYQTWHLPLHTGSFGGLFTKILYAIGGLTPSILMFTGVYMWWYKKKNKRKQKIDKAVV; encoded by the coding sequence TTGAAAGAAGGAATTTATATTACAACACGTAGAATCATCTCAAAAATTCATTTATGGCTTAGTATGCTAGCAGGGGTTTTTATAGTACTCATTGGCTTAACAGGAAGTTTGCTTGTGTTTGAACCTGAAATAAACAGCATGCTGCATCCTAATTTGTATAAAGTAACGGAAGGTGAAAAAGTTACGTATCAGCAAGCCTTGCAGGGTGTATCAGAAGCACATCCAAAAGGTCAAATTGATCGTGTATACACTCCAAATGAACCTAACGCTCGAGGAGTTTATTTATTCCGCCTTAAAGAAGGAAAGGAACAACTAAACATATTTGTAGATCCAGGAACAGGATACATAAATGGAACATTAGGGGATAAAGGATTATTCAAGCTAATAACGGAGTTTCATGAAAAGTTGCTGTTAAAAGATTTCAATGGTGAGAAAATCATCGGTATGATTGGATTTATTTTCTTTTTCATTACATTATCAGGATTATATTTATGGTGGCCAGGGATAAAAAAATGGGCACGTGGGTTTATTTTAAGACGTAATGCCAACCCTTACGTACGGCAATATGATCTACATAAAGTCATTGGTGGAGTTTCCATTCCGTTTTTATTGGTTGTTTCGTTAACAGGAGCACTTTTCGCGTATGATGACATGATTTTTGGTTGGTTTGGTGCAGAAGCAAAGGTGATGCCTCCAGAAGAGCAGCTTATCTCAAAAGCTCTTCCCAGTGGGAAACTTCCACTTGATGAATTGTTCAGTAGGGCTGAAAAAGAAGTACCTCAGGGAACACTTATGCAGGTTAGAATGCCCAAAAAGGTGGAAAGAGGAAACCCAGAAGGCGCAGTGGAATTTCGTATCAGCAATTCATTTGATCCAGGCAATGGAAATGTAAAAGTATGGATAGATCAGTATAGCGGAAAAGTAGTGGGCAAGCTAGATCCACATGTTAATAGTGGGCTTATGTATCAAACATGGCACCTTCCATTACATACAGGTAGTTTTGGTGGATTATTTACTAAAATTTTGTATGCCATCGGTGGTCTTACTCCATCTATACTGATGTTCACTGGAGTCTATATGTGGTGGTATAAGAAAAAGAACAAACGGAAACAGAAAATCGACAAAGCCGTAGTATAA
- a CDS encoding YfbM family protein — protein MGIMACYLSLNDALADEVAQLDNSHIVGKIEELMEKQRCPVYEMDKLWDGLHYLLTGISASQPIEDNPLSEAIVGVHVLDTEEFVSVIGSDELPRILEALHSMDRTVLQQQYKPADFRAKQIYPDIWVDDEAEERFAELITELNQLAHFYEQSLAQGHDILISIY, from the coding sequence ATGGGAATCATGGCCTGTTACTTATCATTAAACGATGCTTTAGCGGATGAAGTTGCCCAGTTAGACAATTCCCATATCGTTGGGAAGATCGAGGAGCTTATGGAAAAACAACGCTGCCCCGTGTATGAGATGGATAAATTATGGGACGGATTGCATTATCTGCTAACAGGGATCTCTGCCTCACAGCCGATTGAGGACAATCCATTAAGCGAGGCTATTGTCGGAGTCCACGTGCTGGATACTGAAGAATTCGTAAGCGTCATTGGCTCTGATGAGCTTCCTCGCATTTTAGAAGCTCTTCATTCTATGGATAGGACCGTCTTGCAGCAACAATACAAGCCAGCCGATTTTAGAGCGAAACAGATTTATCCAGATATTTGGGTGGACGATGAAGCTGAGGAACGTTTCGCAGAACTTATAACGGAACTTAACCAGTTAGCTCATTTTTATGAACAAAGCCTTGCCCAGGGGCATGACATATTGATCAGCATTTATTAA
- a CDS encoding DNA polymerase III, whose protein sequence is MSLLLYHAYLPENHTHFVSEEQVMQEGIQYFTKSNNRYSNGGRVKIEKTESLRPFGIPEWVNFKEAIGVDIANRFFKSFCFPVFTDKTLVFDSEISISIYDQAFYDDFKDFDEEALNFDTGESIEHWIKLYWNSMVTLQEYLLKRPYPKPEILVFESIPKEIIRVCEEKS, encoded by the coding sequence GTGAGTTTATTGTTGTATCATGCTTATTTACCTGAAAATCACACACATTTTGTTTCGGAAGAACAAGTCATGCAAGAAGGAATACAATACTTTACAAAGTCTAATAATCGTTATAGTAACGGTGGTAGAGTAAAAATTGAAAAGACTGAAAGTTTGAGACCTTTTGGTATACCTGAATGGGTTAATTTTAAAGAAGCTATAGGTGTTGATATAGCTAATCGCTTTTTTAAGTCGTTTTGTTTTCCTGTGTTTACGGATAAAACTCTCGTATTTGATAGTGAGATATCCATCTCTATTTATGACCAGGCGTTCTACGATGATTTCAAGGATTTTGATGAAGAAGCCTTGAACTTTGACACAGGAGAAAGCATTGAGCATTGGATTAAGTTGTATTGGAATAGCATGGTGACACTGCAAGAATACTTGTTAAAAAGACCTTATCCAAAACCAGAGATATTAGTGTTTGAGTCAATACCTAAAGAGATTATTCGAGTGTGTGAAGAAAAATCGTAA
- a CDS encoding accessory gene regulator ArgB-like protein yields the protein MIETLAERIAIQLKAINPHETKSVPTMKFGLILIINMLLIITSSLTISLMIGTFQGTLLTLAGFLVLRQFSGGFHYSSSVYCTMTSIVGAVFIPVIPLPNDFVTPIIIITLVLVALFAPQDMEMQSRLFKQNQTFLLKTISIIIVSSLFYIGSETLIKTFFVQSLTLIPLKGGGKDEK from the coding sequence ATGATTGAAACTCTTGCTGAAAGAATAGCAATCCAACTAAAGGCGATCAATCCACATGAAACGAAGTCAGTCCCTACCATGAAATTTGGGTTAATCCTTATCATCAACATGCTGCTCATCATTACGAGTAGCCTTACCATTTCACTCATGATAGGGACATTTCAAGGTACTTTACTTACACTGGCCGGATTTTTAGTACTACGTCAATTTTCAGGAGGTTTTCACTATTCATCGTCTGTCTACTGCACCATGACAAGTATAGTGGGAGCCGTATTCATCCCTGTCATTCCCCTACCTAATGATTTTGTCACCCCGATTATTATCATCACATTAGTCTTAGTAGCACTTTTTGCACCGCAAGATATGGAAATGCAATCACGACTATTCAAACAGAACCAGACTTTTCTCCTTAAGACCATCTCAATTATCATCGTCAGTTCATTATTTTACATAGGCAGCGAGACACTGATTAAGACCTTCTTTGTGCAATCGCTGACGCTAATTCCACTGAAAGGAGGTGGAAAAGATGAGAAATAA
- a CDS encoding cyclic lactone autoinducer peptide, whose translation MRNKAMMFVAKHVSVIASFVAVLAVTTASFGFVGKPEIPEELKK comes from the coding sequence ATGAGAAATAAGGCGATGATGTTCGTAGCGAAGCATGTTTCAGTAATTGCTTCATTTGTTGCGGTATTGGCGGTAACTACAGCATCCTTCGGTTTCGTGGGGAAACCTGAGATTCCAGAGGAATTAAAGAAATAA
- a CDS encoding lipase family protein, which produces MIVRIYNSEDAILLAAMIHQAYQLFEADSLILPKGYRQRATIQALAGVEEPEPEVFGFVAESSDSIVVAFRGTRTFNDNESDQDLYQVPYRFVRKAGMTHRGFTCIYQSARDELIRELSKLPRSKRLFVSGHSLGGGLAALAGLDIALNTKFAHPFVYTYGSPRVGDPVFASRFNETVKNSVRIVNVHDIIPTLPSKVYPSPFTKKGLYYQHVDRKYLLDFQLNSVAVRNHEIVCYFKFLALEEPGFTERLCEENEGFCPDTGMCVPFLGGC; this is translated from the coding sequence ATGATCGTTCGTATTTATAACAGCGAAGATGCGATTTTACTTGCGGCCATGATCCATCAGGCCTATCAGCTTTTTGAAGCAGATTCACTTATCTTGCCAAAAGGTTATCGTCAGCGCGCGACGATTCAAGCATTGGCTGGTGTTGAGGAGCCGGAGCCGGAGGTATTTGGTTTTGTAGCCGAGTCATCAGACAGTATCGTTGTTGCTTTTCGGGGTACACGCACATTTAACGACAATGAGTCTGATCAAGATTTGTATCAAGTCCCCTATCGTTTTGTCAGAAAGGCAGGAATGACCCATCGTGGGTTTACTTGTATATATCAATCCGCGCGAGATGAATTGATTCGGGAGTTGAGCAAGCTCCCTAGATCGAAAAGACTATTTGTTTCGGGGCACAGTTTAGGGGGAGGGTTGGCCGCACTTGCTGGTTTGGATATTGCGTTGAATACAAAGTTTGCGCATCCTTTTGTGTATACATATGGGAGCCCGCGTGTCGGAGATCCGGTCTTTGCTTCGCGGTTTAATGAGACTGTAAAGAACAGTGTTCGGATCGTGAATGTCCATGATATTATTCCGACTTTGCCGTCCAAGGTGTACCCGTCTCCGTTTACGAAGAAAGGATTGTACTATCAGCATGTGGATCGGAAGTATTTGTTGGATTTTCAATTGAATAGTGTAGCTGTAAGGAATCATGAAATTGTTTGTTATTTTAAATTTCTGGCGCTGGAGGAGCCTGGGTTTACGGAGAGGTTGTGCGAGGAGAATGAGGGATTTTGTCCGGATACGGGGATGTGTGTCCCGTTTTTAGGGGGATGTTGA
- a CDS encoding lipase family protein, whose protein sequence is MVFSDEDNMFTSQAAIFLAAMSYQTYPLYFEGKLILPKGFQLRYTIRASADVENPTEHLYGFVAESKDEIIAAFRGYAAYPADLLAAYDILQVPYPFVTDAGKTSRGFTCLYQSTRDRFVRKINQFSASKKLFITGHNYGGALAVLAAFDIAVNTQFRHPIVYTYGSPRIGDPHFASRFNKVVANSLRIVNVHDSFPTFPDQKYPPPFTQEGIYYQHVKSKFPLSFQLNNTPRNDSIACYFHSLTQLDPDYAQTLCMENPGFCPDTDTCIPFQGKC, encoded by the coding sequence ATGGTTTTCTCGGACGAAGACAACATGTTTACTAGTCAGGCTGCCATTTTCCTTGCGGCCATGAGCTACCAGACTTATCCATTATATTTTGAAGGGAAGCTTATCTTACCCAAAGGTTTTCAACTCCGATACACCATTCGCGCTTCTGCTGACGTAGAGAATCCAACTGAACATCTGTATGGTTTTGTGGCAGAATCAAAAGATGAAATCATCGCTGCCTTCAGAGGGTACGCAGCATATCCAGCAGACCTTTTGGCAGCCTATGACATCCTACAAGTCCCTTATCCTTTTGTTACAGATGCAGGAAAAACCTCACGTGGATTTACATGCCTTTATCAATCAACACGGGATCGGTTCGTTAGAAAAATAAATCAGTTTTCCGCATCTAAAAAGCTGTTTATAACCGGACACAACTACGGCGGTGCGCTAGCAGTACTGGCAGCTTTCGATATTGCGGTAAACACGCAGTTTAGGCACCCAATCGTTTACACCTATGGGAGTCCGCGTATTGGTGACCCCCACTTCGCTTCACGCTTCAATAAAGTCGTTGCCAATAGTCTACGCATTGTCAATGTTCACGACTCTTTCCCTACCTTCCCCGATCAAAAGTATCCGCCTCCTTTTACCCAGGAAGGCATCTATTATCAGCATGTAAAAAGCAAGTTTCCTCTCTCGTTTCAACTGAATAATACGCCTCGCAATGATAGTATCGCCTGCTATTTTCATAGCCTCACACAGCTTGACCCTGATTACGCCCAAACGCTCTGTATGGAAAACCCAGGGTTTTGTCCCGATACCGATACGTGTATTCCGTTTCAAGGCAAATGCTAG
- a CDS encoding PLDc N-terminal domain-containing protein yields the protein MLLPVLLFLFLNVLNIVISIWAYRDARRRGNSNEFSIIVLVALLVFPIIGLIVYLLIRKDKF from the coding sequence ATGCTTCTTCCGGTCCTTCTCTTCTTATTTTTGAACGTGCTGAATATTGTGATCAGTATTTGGGCATACCGTGATGCGAGGAGACGAGGGAATAGCAATGAGTTCTCCATTATCGTGCTTGTTGCGTTATTGGTTTTTCCGATTATAGGGTTGATTGTTTATTTGTTGATTCGGAAAGATAAGTTTTGA
- a CDS encoding LysR family transcriptional regulator, with translation MDIKHLHYFVTVCDQLSYSKAAQKLHISQPSLSNAIKNLEQEVGSPLLERNTRKMEMTDAGKILYQKSLLLLSQMNMLKKEMEEVKLTGSGDLIIGIIESVKHWIPKVIRGYQGRFPSINIKLIEVLSGKAVKESLRKYHTHLLITNQFIDEEDIESRPLYDERLMLVLHKDHPLAEKESVRLKDLANEPFIISTEGFQTREDILTAFSFEQVNPQIKFEIERFETALTLVRENLGVTIIPENYLFGSTDASLVRKTIDSPALERTVYLAYMKNRYLAPAMQAFLEEVRGKFPSKT, from the coding sequence ATGGATATTAAACATTTGCACTATTTTGTGACAGTTTGTGATCAGTTGAGCTACTCCAAAGCCGCACAAAAGCTGCATATTTCACAGCCTTCCTTGAGTAACGCGATCAAAAATCTGGAGCAAGAAGTCGGCTCTCCTCTGCTAGAGAGAAATACGAGAAAAATGGAAATGACGGATGCTGGTAAAATTTTGTATCAGAAATCGTTGCTGCTTCTTTCTCAAATGAACATGCTGAAAAAAGAGATGGAAGAAGTAAAGCTGACCGGGAGCGGAGATCTCATCATCGGCATCATTGAGTCCGTAAAGCATTGGATTCCAAAAGTCATTCGTGGATATCAGGGGCGTTTTCCCTCTATTAACATCAAGCTAATCGAGGTGCTGAGCGGGAAAGCTGTAAAGGAATCACTGCGGAAGTATCATACGCATTTGCTCATAACCAACCAATTCATCGATGAAGAAGATATCGAATCCCGTCCTCTGTACGATGAGCGCTTAATGCTGGTCCTGCACAAGGATCATCCTCTGGCGGAAAAAGAATCGGTTCGGTTGAAAGACTTGGCTAATGAGCCATTCATCATTAGTACAGAGGGCTTTCAGACGAGAGAGGATATTTTAACCGCCTTTTCATTTGAACAAGTCAACCCGCAAATTAAATTTGAGATTGAGCGCTTTGAAACCGCGTTGACGTTAGTGAGGGAGAATCTGGGGGTTACGATTATTCCGGAGAACTATTTGTTTGGATCAACAGATGCTTCGCTTGTTCGGAAAACGATTGATTCGCCTGCGTTGGAGCGGACGGTTTATTTGGCGTATATGAAAAATCGTTATTTGGCCCCGGCGATGCAGGCTTTTCTAGAGGAGGTTCGGGGGAAGTTTCCTTCCAAAACATAG
- the hutG gene encoding formimidoylglutamase, with protein sequence MNSLPMNVSADLWTGRTDHTERRSSFRYHQIVEISDLDTLQAAKDRTVAIIGFECEEGVRRNQGRLGAAKAPNAIRQALASLPWKVVEGKRIVDVGNITCPNEELEAAQEKLGNAVSAIFSKAMTPIILGGGHETLYGHYVGVRKHIGKEASLGIINIDAHFDLRSYEVQPSSGTMFRQILEHDKNSSYFVLGIQRFGNTQELFDKADELGVRYVYEEEMTDARMDEISLSVSEFIEKHDHVMLTLCTDVLNAAFAPGVSAPSPFGLTPMVVRTLIRTVAAHKKTLSFDICEVNPSLDENGRTVKLGAYLTNEAIMGLLEN encoded by the coding sequence ATGAATAGCTTGCCAATGAATGTATCAGCAGATTTGTGGACCGGCCGGACTGACCATACGGAGAGAAGAAGCAGTTTTCGCTACCATCAGATTGTAGAAATATCGGACTTGGATACATTGCAAGCTGCCAAGGATCGCACAGTCGCTATCATTGGGTTTGAATGTGAAGAGGGAGTGAGGCGCAATCAAGGACGATTAGGTGCAGCCAAAGCTCCAAACGCAATTCGGCAAGCGCTTGCAAGCCTTCCTTGGAAAGTGGTGGAGGGAAAACGGATTGTTGATGTGGGGAATATTACTTGTCCAAACGAAGAGCTAGAAGCTGCTCAAGAAAAATTGGGGAACGCCGTCTCTGCAATCTTTTCCAAAGCCATGACGCCCATTATTTTAGGCGGAGGCCATGAGACATTGTATGGACATTACGTAGGTGTCCGAAAGCATATTGGAAAAGAGGCTTCTCTGGGCATTATCAATATTGACGCTCATTTCGACTTGCGTTCCTATGAAGTTCAGCCTTCATCGGGGACGATGTTTCGACAAATACTAGAACATGACAAAAATAGTAGCTATTTTGTGTTGGGGATTCAGCGCTTCGGAAATACGCAAGAGCTATTTGATAAAGCAGATGAGCTTGGTGTGCGCTATGTGTATGAAGAAGAGATGACAGACGCACGAATGGATGAAATTAGTTTATCTGTAAGCGAATTCATCGAAAAGCACGACCATGTCATGCTGACGCTATGTACAGATGTTTTAAATGCAGCTTTTGCACCGGGAGTAAGTGCTCCATCTCCTTTCGGCTTAACACCAATGGTTGTTCGTACTTTGATCCGTACCGTTGCCGCTCATAAGAAAACGCTTTCTTTTGATATTTGTGAAGTGAATCCGAGTTTAGATGAAAACGGCAGAACAGTAAAGTTAGGTGCTTACTTGACGAATGAAGCCATCATGGGATTACTAGAGAACTAA
- the gltS gene encoding sodium/glutamate symporter, protein MTLALNQVTTIFLAVALLVLGTFLVKKASFLQKFCIPAPVVGGLLFAVIATALKATGILQITLDTSLQSLFMLTFFTTVGLGASFKLIKLGGKLLVIYWIACGFLALAQNVIGVSLASVFGIHPLIGMMAGAVSMEGGHGAASAFGQTLEDMGIQSALAVGIAAATFGLVAGGLVGGPTVKYLISKYDLKPTETEEVVETVEEKGQPIHSSTFFIQILLITFCMALGTYLGELFSTATGFVLPGYVGAMFVAVIVRNIVDKLNPKGIDMKSINLISDVTLGIFLSMALMSIKLWEVADLALPMLVIVFVQVVFIVLFGIFVLFRLLGKNYDAAVMVAGFTGHGLGATPNAMANMAAVTGRFGPSRKAYLVVPIVGAFLIDVFAMPIIITTINLFK, encoded by the coding sequence ATGACGTTAGCACTTAATCAAGTAACGACGATTTTTCTCGCAGTAGCACTTCTCGTATTAGGTACATTCCTCGTAAAAAAGGCTAGTTTCTTGCAAAAGTTTTGTATCCCGGCACCAGTGGTTGGGGGCTTGTTGTTTGCTGTCATTGCAACGGCTTTGAAAGCGACCGGAATTTTACAAATTACATTGGATACTTCCTTGCAAAGCTTGTTCATGCTCACATTTTTTACTACTGTTGGATTGGGAGCGAGCTTTAAGCTGATCAAGCTAGGCGGTAAGCTGCTCGTTATTTACTGGATCGCCTGTGGATTTCTGGCTTTGGCCCAAAACGTAATCGGTGTGTCTTTAGCTTCTGTGTTCGGTATTCATCCATTGATCGGGATGATGGCTGGGGCTGTCTCGATGGAAGGTGGACATGGAGCGGCTAGCGCTTTTGGACAAACGCTTGAAGATATGGGCATTCAATCTGCGTTGGCGGTTGGGATTGCAGCAGCTACCTTTGGTCTCGTTGCCGGGGGCTTGGTTGGCGGACCGACTGTGAAATATTTGATTTCCAAATACGATCTGAAGCCGACGGAAACGGAAGAAGTAGTAGAGACAGTAGAAGAAAAAGGACAACCGATTCACTCGAGTACCTTCTTCATCCAAATCTTGTTGATTACATTCTGTATGGCATTGGGAACGTATTTGGGAGAGCTGTTCTCGACTGCAACCGGATTTGTTCTGCCGGGTTATGTGGGTGCAATGTTTGTAGCGGTGATTGTGCGTAACATCGTAGACAAGCTCAATCCAAAGGGAATCGACATGAAGAGCATCAACCTGATCAGTGACGTGACGCTCGGAATCTTCCTGTCCATGGCACTGATGAGCATCAAGCTGTGGGAAGTTGCCGATCTAGCGCTTCCAATGCTCGTGATCGTATTTGTTCAAGTAGTTTTCATCGTTTTGTTTGGGATTTTCGTCCTATTCCGTTTGCTTGGCAAAAACTACGACGCCGCAGTCATGGTCGCAGGCTTTACAGGGCATGGTCTGGGCGCTACTCCAAACGCAATGGCGAATATGGCGGCCGTAACGGGACGATTTGGTCCTTCGCGAAAAGCATACTTGGTGGTTCCGATCGTCGGTGCCTTCCTGATTGACGTGTTCGCAATGCCAATCATTATTACCACGATTAATTTGTTTAAATAA
- a CDS encoding FAD-dependent oxidoreductase, with translation MREFHADVVIIGGGTGGCAAALAAAKSGKSVIMTEETDWIGGQFTSQAVPPDEHPWIEQFGCTRSYRTFRDSVRDYYRNHYPMTAEARVIPNLDPGNGSVSRLCHEPKVALAVFYQMLAPYINSGRLTILTNHKLHAVRMDGDNVLSITVEDQKHHDFRELVAPYFLDATECGDVLPQAGVEYVLGAESVDQTGEPSAVVGPPQPNDIQAFTYCFAMDYLEGEDHTIAKPEMYDFWRNYKADFWPDKLLSWTGSSPRNTAESVRYELFPGTKYFPLFTYRQIADPKNFQTGLYKSGITTVNWPQNDYWLGSIIDVPEEERQRHLYGGKQLSLSLLYWMQTEAPRPDGGQGYPGLRLRKDVMGTEDGLAMYPYIRESRRIKAEFTVLEQHVSAFFRKNGKAEAFHDSVGVGSYRIDLHPSTANRNYLDVSTYPFQIPLGSLIPVRVNNLLPAGKNLGVTHITNGCFRLHPVEWNVGEVAGYLTAYCLQYGLTPRAVRNTPDELKKFQAFLYAEGVEYFWPTMYAL, from the coding sequence ATGAGAGAATTTCATGCTGATGTAGTAATTATTGGGGGAGGTACTGGTGGCTGCGCAGCAGCACTGGCAGCAGCGAAATCAGGAAAATCAGTCATTATGACGGAAGAAACCGATTGGATTGGCGGTCAATTTACGAGCCAAGCGGTACCACCAGATGAGCATCCATGGATCGAACAGTTTGGTTGCACGCGCAGCTATCGCACATTCCGTGACAGCGTACGTGATTATTATCGCAACCACTACCCAATGACGGCAGAAGCCCGCGTCATCCCGAATCTTGACCCTGGTAACGGTTCCGTAAGTCGTCTTTGCCACGAACCAAAAGTAGCGCTAGCTGTTTTTTATCAGATGCTCGCTCCTTATATTAACAGTGGTAGACTTACTATTCTGACGAATCACAAGCTGCATGCCGTTCGCATGGATGGCGATAACGTATTGTCGATCACAGTAGAAGATCAGAAGCATCATGATTTTCGTGAACTAGTAGCACCTTATTTCTTGGATGCGACGGAATGTGGAGATGTACTCCCACAAGCCGGCGTAGAATACGTACTTGGCGCTGAATCAGTGGATCAAACAGGGGAGCCAAGTGCTGTTGTCGGGCCGCCACAGCCAAATGATATTCAGGCGTTTACGTATTGCTTTGCCATGGATTATTTGGAGGGAGAAGATCATACCATTGCCAAGCCGGAAATGTATGACTTCTGGCGAAACTACAAAGCAGACTTCTGGCCGGACAAGCTACTTAGCTGGACAGGCTCCAGCCCGCGAAATACTGCTGAATCTGTACGATATGAGCTGTTCCCGGGTACTAAATATTTTCCGCTCTTCACGTATCGTCAGATTGCTGATCCGAAAAACTTCCAAACTGGATTGTACAAGAGTGGCATAACGACCGTTAACTGGCCGCAAAATGATTACTGGCTCGGCTCGATCATTGATGTGCCAGAGGAAGAACGTCAGCGTCACCTCTACGGCGGTAAACAACTGAGTCTCTCCCTTCTGTATTGGATGCAAACAGAGGCTCCTCGCCCAGATGGTGGACAAGGGTATCCAGGACTGCGACTGCGCAAGGATGTAATGGGAACAGAGGATGGATTGGCGATGTATCCGTATATTCGTGAATCCCGCCGGATCAAAGCAGAATTCACCGTATTGGAGCAGCATGTGAGTGCATTTTTCCGCAAAAATGGCAAAGCAGAAGCCTTCCATGATTCCGTTGGGGTCGGCAGCTACCGAATCGACCTGCATCCGAGTACTGCAAACCGTAATTACCTTGATGTGTCTACCTATCCGTTCCAAATTCCGTTGGGCAGCTTAATCCCTGTGCGTGTAAATAACCTGCTGCCTGCGGGCAAAAATCTTGGGGTTACGCATATTACAAATGGATGCTTCCGTCTCCACCCAGTAGAGTGGAACGTCGGTGAAGTAGCTGGTTATTTGACAGCTTATTGCTTGCAATACGGACTGACTCCTCGCGCTGTTCGAAACACTCCTGATGAGCTGAAAAAGTTCCAAGCGTTCTTGTACGCGGAAGGCGTAGAGTACTTCTGGCCAACGATGTACGCACTGTAA